Proteins from a single region of Verrucomicrobiota bacterium:
- a CDS encoding tetratricopeptide repeat protein gives MSESHQREAAIFDAAMELPAGQRAAHLDHACGGDAALRQRMESLLNACESKCEFLDSPMDPAAAKTMNALPFEKAGDRIGRYKLLQQIGEGGCGVVYMAEQEEPVSRRVALKVIKLGLDTKSVIARFEAERQALALMDHPNIAKVLDAGATETGRPYFVMELVRGLKITEYCDEARLSTHARLDLFIQVCQAIQHAHQKGIIHRDIKPSNILVTINDGVPVPKVIDFGIAKATGGLKLTNKTVFTAFEQFIGTPAYMSPEQAVLTSLDIDTRSDIYALGVLLYEMLTGRTPFDAKELLAIGLDEMRRTIRETEPPRPSTRVSTLAQNELSTTAQRRGIEAPKLASELRGDLDWIVMKALEKDRARRYETANGLAMDIQRHLNDEPVVACPPSRFYRLQKMVRRNKLAFAAGSAVVASLVIGTTLSTVSFFRAAEQAAIAQAVNDFLQDDLLRQASSYSQANAHFTPDPNLTVRQALDRAAERISDRFKNRPLQEAAIKWTIGVALTDVGESERAVAHLQRALELRRAKLGPNHRDTLTSMHSLATAYESAGKLDQALPLLEETLKLQKTTLGRDHTNTLRSMNSLGNLYRTVGKRDQSLALRGEMLKLAKARLGPGDSLTLVATCNLALSYLELGKVDQAVSLLEETLKPLKATLETGHPVIPTAMENLASAYRAAGKLDKAISVAEEALRLRKASQGPDNPETLGTMMVLGNIYGEARKFDQAVPLLEETLKLTKTKLAPDHPLTLNVMANLGTVYSQAGNTDKALPLLEEALKLTRTKTAYDLPDTLVPAMNNLAIAYRRGGKTELALPLMEEALNLQKTKRGADHPETWKAMWNLAVAYKAAGKFDQAVLVREEMLELVRAKNGPDSQQTWGAMADLAIAYGAAGKFDKALPLFEETVKLRKARLGPDHSDTLASMNELAWILATSRDSAIRNGSNALSYAEQAVEGTKRKDPEFLDTLAAAYAEAGEFAKAADVQREAIGLCQDEKTKNDLTTRLKLYESNTPFRE, from the coding sequence ATGAGCGAATCGCACCAACGGGAAGCCGCCATCTTTGATGCGGCGATGGAACTGCCAGCCGGGCAGCGCGCGGCGCATCTCGATCACGCCTGTGGCGGCGACGCCGCGCTCCGCCAGCGCATGGAGTCGCTGCTCAATGCGTGCGAGTCCAAGTGTGAGTTTCTGGACTCACCGATGGATCCCGCGGCGGCGAAAACAATGAACGCCCTGCCCTTTGAAAAGGCCGGCGATCGGATTGGCCGCTACAAGCTGCTCCAGCAAATCGGCGAGGGCGGCTGCGGCGTGGTCTATATGGCCGAGCAGGAAGAACCGGTGAGCCGTCGCGTCGCGCTCAAGGTCATCAAACTGGGCTTGGACACCAAATCCGTCATCGCCCGCTTCGAGGCCGAGCGGCAGGCCCTCGCGTTGATGGACCATCCGAACATCGCCAAGGTGCTGGACGCGGGCGCCACCGAAACGGGCCGGCCCTACTTCGTCATGGAACTCGTGCGCGGCCTCAAGATCACTGAGTATTGTGACGAAGCCCGGCTCTCGACCCACGCCCGGCTCGATTTGTTCATCCAGGTTTGCCAGGCCATTCAACATGCGCACCAGAAGGGTATCATTCACCGCGACATCAAACCCTCGAACATCCTCGTCACGATCAACGACGGCGTGCCCGTGCCCAAGGTGATTGACTTCGGCATCGCCAAGGCCACCGGCGGCCTCAAGCTCACGAACAAAACCGTCTTCACCGCCTTCGAGCAATTCATCGGCACGCCGGCCTATATGAGCCCCGAGCAAGCGGTCTTGACCAGTCTGGACATTGACACGCGCAGTGACATTTACGCGCTGGGCGTGCTGCTCTACGAAATGCTCACGGGCAGAACTCCGTTTGATGCGAAGGAACTGCTTGCAATTGGTCTCGACGAAATGCGCCGCACGATTCGCGAAACGGAACCGCCTCGTCCCTCGACTCGCGTCAGCACGCTGGCGCAAAACGAACTGAGCACTACGGCGCAACGCCGCGGGATTGAGGCGCCGAAGCTCGCGAGTGAACTCCGCGGCGATCTCGACTGGATCGTGATGAAGGCGCTGGAGAAAGACCGCGCCCGCCGCTATGAGACTGCCAACGGCCTGGCGATGGACATTCAGCGGCATCTGAACGACGAACCGGTCGTGGCCTGTCCGCCCAGCAGGTTTTACCGGCTTCAAAAAATGGTGCGGCGGAACAAGCTGGCCTTCGCAGCCGGCAGCGCAGTCGTGGCGTCACTCGTGATTGGCACAACGCTCTCGACGGTTTCATTTTTCCGCGCTGCCGAGCAGGCGGCCATCGCCCAAGCCGTAAATGACTTTCTACAGGACGATTTGTTGCGGCAGGCCTCCAGCTATTCCCAGGCGAACGCGCACTTCACGCCGGACCCCAACCTCACCGTGCGCCAGGCGCTGGACCGCGCTGCCGAGCGGATCAGCGATCGTTTCAAAAACCGGCCGCTGCAAGAAGCCGCCATCAAATGGACGATCGGAGTGGCATTGACCGATGTGGGCGAGTCGGAGCGAGCCGTAGCGCATCTCCAACGGGCCTTGGAATTGCGCCGGGCAAAACTGGGGCCGAACCACCGGGACACGCTGACTTCAATGCACAGTCTTGCGACCGCTTACGAATCGGCGGGGAAACTCGATCAAGCTCTGCCGCTGCTGGAGGAGACGCTGAAACTTCAGAAGACCACGCTGGGGCGGGACCATACGAACACCCTGCGGTCCATGAACAGCCTGGGCAATCTTTATAGAACCGTTGGCAAGCGCGATCAGTCTCTGGCCCTTCGAGGGGAAATGCTCAAACTGGCGAAAGCCAGACTGGGGCCTGGTGATTCGCTCACGCTCGTCGCCACGTGCAACCTCGCGCTGTCGTATCTGGAATTGGGCAAGGTCGACCAGGCGGTGTCGCTTCTGGAAGAAACGCTGAAACCGCTGAAAGCCACTCTGGAAACGGGCCACCCCGTCATCCCAACCGCCATGGAAAATCTGGCGTCAGCCTATCGAGCGGCTGGCAAGCTGGATAAAGCTATCTCGGTCGCGGAGGAGGCGCTCAGACTCCGAAAGGCCAGCCAGGGGCCGGATAATCCGGAGACGTTGGGCACGATGATGGTCCTGGGCAACATTTACGGTGAAGCCCGCAAGTTCGATCAAGCTGTCCCGCTCCTGGAGGAAACACTGAAACTCACAAAAACCAAACTGGCACCGGACCATCCACTGACGCTGAACGTGATGGCCAATCTCGGCACCGTTTACAGCCAGGCCGGTAACACCGATAAAGCTTTGCCGCTCCTCGAGGAAGCGCTCAAGTTGACGAGAACCAAGACGGCCTACGACCTCCCCGATACGCTGGTACCAGCGATGAACAACCTCGCGATTGCTTATCGGCGCGGTGGCAAAACTGAATTGGCACTGCCCCTGATGGAGGAGGCGCTAAATCTTCAAAAGACCAAACGGGGCGCGGATCATCCGGAAACCTGGAAAGCGATGTGGAACCTGGCGGTCGCCTACAAGGCGGCCGGCAAGTTCGACCAGGCGGTGCTGGTCCGGGAGGAGATGCTTGAACTCGTTCGAGCAAAAAATGGACCGGACAGTCAGCAGACGTGGGGCGCGATGGCGGACCTGGCGATCGCTTACGGAGCGGCTGGCAAGTTTGACAAAGCCCTGCCGCTCTTCGAGGAGACGGTGAAACTTCGGAAGGCCAGGCTGGGGCCGGACCATTCGGACACACTGGCGTCAATGAATGAACTCGCCTGGATCTTAGCCACGAGCAGAGATTCGGCAATCAGGAACGGGAGTAATGCCCTATCGTACGCGGAACAGGCCGTCGAGGGGACAAAGCGGAAAGATCCGGAGTTTCTGGACACGCTGGCGGCTGCCTACGCTGAGGCTGGCGAATTTGCAAAGGCAGCCGACGTTCAACGGGAGGCCATCGGCCTTTGTCAGGATGAGAAAACGAAAAACGACCTCACGACGCGACTGAAGCTGTACGAGTCGAATACTCCATTCCGAGAGTAA
- a CDS encoding sigma-70 family RNA polymerase sigma factor, with translation MSEVTQILEAISRGEAKAADELLSLVYEELRRLAAAKMASEAPGQTLQATALVHEAWLRLTSDGKRKWNDRTHFFNAAAEAMRRILVDNARRKRAARHGGGQRRVEMPEIASAVMETDDKVLAVNEALEKFAVLDPQKAELVKLRYFVGLTLEQAAGALGISERTAKRHWAFARAWLHEEIKAQQDR, from the coding sequence ATGAGCGAAGTTACACAAATCCTTGAAGCCATCAGTCGCGGTGAAGCGAAAGCTGCCGATGAATTGTTGTCACTCGTTTACGAGGAGTTGCGGCGACTCGCCGCGGCGAAAATGGCGTCGGAAGCGCCAGGCCAGACACTTCAGGCGACCGCGCTGGTTCACGAAGCGTGGCTGCGACTCACCAGCGACGGAAAACGGAAGTGGAATGACCGCACGCACTTTTTCAACGCTGCCGCCGAGGCGATGCGACGGATTCTCGTGGACAACGCCCGCCGCAAACGCGCCGCACGACACGGCGGCGGTCAGCGGCGCGTGGAAATGCCGGAGATCGCCTCGGCGGTCATGGAAACCGACGACAAGGTGCTGGCGGTGAACGAGGCGTTGGAAAAATTTGCCGTGCTCGATCCGCAAAAAGCCGAACTGGTGAAGCTGCGGTATTTCGTGGGCCTGACCCTCGAACAGGCGGCCGGAGCGCTCGGAATTTCGGAGCGCACGGCCAAGCGCCATTGGGCCTTCGCCCGCGCCTGGCTGCACGAAGAAATCAAAGCGCAGCAGGACCGGTAG
- a CDS encoding DUF1080 domain-containing protein has translation MKRIPLILLMAAGVTALADDNDGFFPLFNGHDLTGWVNANCAPETWSVRDGMIHCTGQPTGALRTERQYENFILEVEWRHLTSGGNSGVFIWGTPIAAPGVPFLRGIEVQVLDHGYAEQYEKQHGKKSDWFTTHGDVFPIHGASMKPFSPNHGDRSFPSENCSKGFPEWNHYRIVGSNGVLRLSVNGKEVSGGEDCNYRKGYLALESEGAPVEFRNLRIKELPSSSAADELTAPADIGFRTLFTGLDLRGWKTNAATALRWQVGGNHIVLNAGEASPAAVLWTEKDFGDAEFVLDCRPAKPSDGKAAAVPSIQLRAGTGQGTTVNLEGATPANFQRFIITVKAREVIVKRNDKEKQQLTLPADAPARGAFGLRDVGGGVRFMNLYGREL, from the coding sequence ATGAAACGGATCCCCCTGATTCTGCTGATGGCGGCAGGTGTCACCGCGCTCGCCGATGACAACGACGGTTTTTTTCCGCTCTTCAACGGTCACGATTTGACGGGCTGGGTGAACGCCAACTGCGCGCCCGAAACCTGGAGCGTGCGCGACGGCATGATTCATTGCACCGGCCAGCCCACCGGCGCGCTGCGGACCGAGCGCCAATACGAGAACTTCATTCTCGAAGTCGAGTGGCGGCATTTGACCAGCGGCGGCAACTCCGGCGTGTTCATCTGGGGCACGCCCATCGCCGCGCCGGGGGTGCCGTTCCTGCGCGGCATCGAGGTGCAGGTGCTCGATCACGGTTACGCTGAGCAATACGAGAAGCAGCACGGGAAGAAGTCCGACTGGTTCACCACGCACGGCGACGTCTTTCCCATCCATGGCGCGAGCATGAAGCCGTTTAGTCCGAATCATGGTGACCGCAGTTTTCCGTCGGAGAATTGCAGCAAAGGCTTTCCGGAGTGGAACCACTATCGCATCGTTGGCAGCAACGGCGTGCTCCGATTGAGCGTGAACGGCAAGGAAGTTTCCGGCGGCGAGGATTGCAACTATCGCAAAGGTTATCTCGCGCTGGAGTCGGAAGGCGCGCCGGTGGAGTTCCGCAACCTTCGCATCAAGGAACTACCGTCGAGCAGTGCGGCTGACGAACTGACCGCACCAGCGGACATCGGCTTTCGCACGCTTTTCACCGGCCTCGATTTGCGCGGTTGGAAAACGAATGCGGCGACCGCGTTGCGTTGGCAGGTTGGCGGCAACCACATCGTGCTCAATGCAGGCGAGGCAAGCCCAGCGGCTGTGTTATGGACGGAAAAAGATTTCGGCGACGCGGAGTTCGTGTTGGATTGCCGTCCGGCCAAACCGTCGGACGGCAAGGCGGCGGCAGTGCCGTCGATTCAGCTTCGTGCGGGCACTGGCCAGGGAACAACGGTCAATCTTGAAGGCGCGACGCCGGCGAATTTTCAACGCTTCATCATTACGGTCAAGGCACGTGAAGTAATCGTGAAACGTAATGATAAGGAGAAGCAACAACTCACGTTGCCCGCGGATGCGCCTGCGCGCGGCGCGTTCGGCCTGCGCGATGTCGGCGGTGGGGTCAGGTTCATGAATCTTTACGGGCGGGAGTTGTGA
- a CDS encoding PD40 domain-containing protein, with the protein MKTKNKINPLLGAVLSLLVTFAITHRATAQTRIAFSAPVTDRKTHQTSSQVFSINSDGSGVAQLTRVEGAFPAWSPDQKYIAFHRATSLESTIYVMEAKGEIKGGRIFAVAPAEGSGHDWSRDGTMILFTGTSAVGGGLWLVSVNPASGAVGTPILLRAGACYAPKFSPDGTKIAYYGGGYVRVLDLNTGSEITIPGNSSIAPSWSPDGTKIAFGGVVCYGSTSNCHLEIVIANPDGTGWTPVTALQSYSGFPTWSPDGRELAFYSQVSGSKAIYKTTIGSGTVSLLYNGGQEGLDWAP; encoded by the coding sequence ATGAAAACCAAAAACAAAATCAACCCTCTACTGGGAGCGGTGCTTTCCCTGCTCGTTACGTTTGCAATCACCCACCGCGCCACAGCACAAACGCGCATCGCGTTTTCCGCGCCGGTCACGGACCGCAAGACGCATCAAACCTCTTCCCAAGTTTTCTCGATAAATTCGGACGGCTCGGGCGTCGCGCAATTAACCCGTGTGGAAGGCGCTTTCCCGGCGTGGTCCCCGGACCAGAAATACATTGCTTTCCATCGTGCCACCTCGCTTGAAAGCACGATCTATGTCATGGAAGCCAAAGGCGAAATCAAAGGCGGACGGATATTTGCCGTCGCACCGGCGGAGGGCAGCGGACATGATTGGTCTCGAGACGGCACAATGATTCTTTTCACGGGCACCAGTGCAGTCGGAGGTGGCCTGTGGCTTGTGAGCGTCAACCCTGCTTCCGGAGCGGTCGGCACGCCGATTCTGCTCCGGGCCGGGGCTTGTTATGCGCCCAAGTTTTCGCCGGATGGAACCAAAATTGCCTATTACGGCGGCGGGTATGTGAGAGTTCTCGACCTGAACACCGGGTCGGAGATCACAATTCCGGGGAATTCGAGCATTGCTCCGAGTTGGAGTCCAGACGGGACCAAGATCGCTTTCGGTGGAGTGGTGTGTTACGGCAGCACGTCGAACTGTCATCTTGAAATCGTCATCGCCAATCCGGACGGCACCGGATGGACGCCGGTGACGGCCCTTCAGAGCTACAGCGGCTTTCCGACCTGGTCTCCCGACGGCAGAGAGTTGGCTTTTTACAGCCAGGTCAGTGGCTCGAAAGCCATTTACAAAACCACGATCGGCAGCGGCACCGTGAGCTTGCTGTACAATGGAGGTCAAGAGGGGCTTGATTGGGCACCGTAG
- a CDS encoding Ig-like domain repeat protein: MNVQKAVTALLVLNAGVAALYGQFAQTNIFSGFNLSIPDANPVGVQDLRSVVSDIVRITSVRVRLKISGEFNGDLYGLVRHSSGTTNRISVLLNRPGRTTTDPSDVPGYYGYPDSGFDVTFADSAANDVHSYREVTTPPAGFALSGEWQPDARFVDPVNVTTSSPRTLFLNEFEGLSANGEWTLFLADVSGGASNNVLNSWGLEINGQAMPSIAWTNPAAITYGVALGTDQLNATADVPGKFDYNPSANTVLAAGSNQTLSVTFIPDDTNSYVVATANVTLTVATATLIVTADSQSRAYGSTNPPLTGTLTGVQNGDNITASFHTVADANSAVDYYPITPVLDDPDGRLGNYSVLTDTGTLSVEPALLIGTADNQIRFYGQTNPVFTVTYTGFVNGENAGVLTGTPGGSTVANTNSAVGDYPIQGSIQSTPNYTIRYVDGTLTVTPAPLVVAADDTSRAYGQTNPLFTATCRGLVNGEDTNALGGALLFNTTAVTNSPVGTYAIEPGGLTSTNYAITFSNGTLTVTGFALTVSADNQSRTYGAANPPLTGTLAGVQNGDNITATFRTLADTNSPVGTYPITPAFDDPDGKLGNYSVPANTGTLTIEPAQLTGTADNQIRFYGQTNPLFTVSYTGFVNGENAGVLTGTLSGGTIANTNSPVGDYPIQMSDQSAPNYTVHYLDGTLTVTPAALMVAADDTRRAYGQTNPPFTATCRGLVNGEDTNALGGTLFFNTTADTNSPVGTYAIEPGGLTSTNYAITFSNGTLTVTAFALTVSADNQSRTYGAANPPLTGTLAGVQNGDIITASFHTLADTNSPVGTYPITPVFDDPDGKLDSYTVLTNLGTLTITKAASRSVLVSSANPALVGSNVTFTINLTSLAQGSGLPSGTVQFKIDGADYGAPITLVDGNASLSTATLPAGEHTVSIDYAGDSNFLGDTAVLVPTQVIDTPPIAIDDVIARVSSGGTRVPLSFLLVNDSDADGDALVFDAVDATSAAGGTLSVADGWVFYTPPAGFTNDDSFNYTVRDGRGGMATGSVAVSTLADRASPARLTIRNLGNGTFRIESAGTPWGNYTIEFAERPTNQNWVVVALGTADVWGNFAVEDTPPKGTHSRFYRANYQGDGPLSLPFSLALSSSANPALPGSTVTFTVNVTTVASENVTPSGTAQFRVDGVDYGSPVTLVGGIASFSTATLPLGKHSVGAEYSGDGNFRNATCFLSVPQEISSPPVAGGDVIQRDPFYGTKVSVSDLLANDSEPGGDPLVFDSFSTTTTEGGNLTKSEGWIFYTPPAGFVNADSFTYTVRDSHGVTATATVEIVPRVGNEPSANLMLVDLGNGTYRIVFSGIPWRSYAIEYTESLEQPNWQAIATITADSNGLFEYEDALPPGTPSRFYRSVSPFAGVTASPFQFAAWTNFIAHTNGRTMDMWSERVYPPGWPATPPVLAWNTNCLLYGLNGFTAISQCNEFEGSPGQGPVTLLTRRHAYTRGHGEGVNGLRTNHLAGNKVWFCTASNTVVQMTIAADLIRLDSAAGSNYDYALLVFTEDVPESISPISVISPADLEIHYWNTPDLPYLFLGTEQLGHCAAGVPPFVFPIVKGGDSGSPNMIPSPDNKLIMFSGRATSGFSSQMQADMDALSIYEGLNPANYQLRWYDLSPWEP, translated from the coding sequence TTGTCTCCGACATCGTTCGTATCACATCGGTGCGGGTCCGGCTGAAGATTTCCGGTGAGTTCAATGGAGACCTTTACGGCTTGGTGCGCCACAGCAGCGGGACCACGAATCGCATCAGTGTATTACTCAACCGGCCGGGACGGACGACCACCGACCCATCCGACGTTCCTGGTTATTATGGTTACCCCGACAGCGGCTTTGATGTGACTTTTGCCGACTCGGCTGCCAACGATGTCCACTCGTACCGTGAGGTGACAACCCCGCCCGCCGGTTTTGCCTTGTCTGGGGAATGGCAACCGGATGCCCGTTTTGTGGATCCGGTAAATGTAACCACGAGTTCTCCGCGAACCTTGTTTTTGAATGAATTCGAAGGGTTGAGCGCTAATGGGGAGTGGACATTGTTCCTGGCAGACGTGAGTGGGGGCGCCTCCAATAATGTCCTGAACAGTTGGGGGCTTGAAATCAACGGTCAGGCGATGCCCTCGATCGCATGGACCAATCCAGCGGCCATCACTTATGGCGTGGCACTGGGCACCGACCAGTTGAATGCCACCGCCGATGTGCCGGGCAAATTTGATTACAATCCTTCCGCCAACACAGTCCTCGCTGCCGGCAGTAATCAGACTCTTTCTGTAACGTTCATCCCGGATGACACGAATTCTTACGTCGTCGCCACGGCCAATGTCACACTGACCGTGGCGACCGCGACGCTGATCGTCACTGCCGATTCCCAGTCACGAGCTTACGGGAGCACCAATCCACCCCTGACGGGCACATTGACGGGTGTGCAAAACGGCGACAACATCACCGCCAGCTTCCACACCGTTGCCGACGCCAACAGCGCGGTGGATTATTATCCGATCACGCCGGTACTCGACGATCCCGACGGGAGGCTGGGCAACTACAGCGTGCTCACCGACACCGGGACACTCAGCGTTGAACCAGCGCTGTTGATCGGCACGGCTGATAACCAGATCAGGTTCTATGGCCAGACCAACCCCGTGTTCACCGTGACCTACACGGGATTCGTCAACGGAGAGAATGCCGGTGTCTTGACCGGCACGCCGGGGGGCAGCACAGTGGCGAACACCAACAGCGCAGTCGGTGATTATCCAATCCAGGGGTCGATCCAGAGCACGCCCAACTACACGATCCGCTATGTTGACGGAACTCTGACTGTGACGCCGGCGCCGCTCGTGGTGGCGGCCGACGACACCAGCCGTGCCTACGGCCAGACCAATCCCCTGTTCACCGCAACCTGCCGCGGGCTGGTCAACGGCGAGGACACCAATGCGCTGGGCGGCGCGTTGCTCTTCAACACAACCGCGGTCACCAACAGCCCGGTGGGGACCTATGCCATCGAGCCGGGCGGACTTACCTCGACCAACTACGCCATCACCTTCTCCAACGGCACGCTGACCGTCACAGGCTTTGCGCTGACCGTCAGCGCCGACAATCAGTCCCGCACCTACGGAGCCGCCAATCCGCCGCTGACGGGCACGCTGGCGGGCGTGCAGAACGGCGACAACATCACCGCCACGTTCCGCACTCTGGCCGACACAAACAGTCCGGTGGGCACGTATCCAATCACGCCCGCATTCGACGATCCCGATGGGAAGCTGGGCAACTACAGCGTGCCGGCCAACACGGGGACGCTCACCATTGAACCTGCACAGTTGACCGGCACGGCTGATAACCAGATCCGGTTCTATGGCCAGACCAACCCACTGTTCACCGTGAGCTACACGGGTTTTGTCAACGGAGAGAACGCCGGCGTATTAACCGGAACGCTCAGTGGTGGCACAATTGCCAACACCAACAGCCCGGTCGGTGACTATCCCATCCAGATGTCGGACCAGAGCGCACCCAACTACACGGTTCATTATTTGGATGGAACTTTGACGGTGACACCAGCGGCTCTAATGGTGGCGGCGGACGATACCCGCCGCGCCTATGGCCAGACGAATCCGCCGTTCACAGCCACCTGCCGCGGGCTGGTTAACGGCGAAGACACCAATGCACTGGGCGGCACGTTGTTCTTCAACACAACCGCCGACACCAACAGCCCGGTCGGAACGTATGCCATCGAGCCAGGCGGACTGACCTCGACCAACTACGCCATCACTTTCTCCAACGGCACGCTGACCGTGACGGCCTTCGCACTGACTGTCAGCGCCGACAATCAGTCCCGAACCTACGGAGCCGCCAATCCGCCGCTGACGGGCACGCTGGCGGGCGTGCAGAACGGCGACATCATCACCGCCTCGTTCCACACTCTGGCCGACACAAACAGTCCGGTAGGCACATATCCAATCACGCCCGTATTCGACGATCCCGATGGGAAGCTGGATAGCTACACCGTGCTCACCAACCTCGGCACGCTTACCATCACCAAAGCAGCGAGCCGGTCCGTCCTCGTCTCCTCTGCTAACCCGGCGTTGGTAGGTTCGAACGTCACGTTCACAATCAACTTGACCTCACTGGCTCAAGGCAGTGGCCTGCCTTCCGGCACAGTGCAATTCAAGATTGATGGAGCCGACTACGGCGCCCCAATAACGTTGGTGGACGGCAATGCCAGCCTTAGCACCGCAACACTCCCGGCGGGTGAGCACACCGTCAGCATCGATTACGCCGGTGACAGTAATTTCCTTGGTGACACGGCGGTGCTTGTTCCAACACAAGTCATCGATACACCGCCAATAGCTATCGACGACGTCATAGCACGAGTTTCGAGCGGTGGAACGCGGGTGCCCTTGAGCTTCCTGCTGGTGAACGATTCGGATGCGGATGGAGATGCGCTGGTGTTCGACGCCGTGGACGCGACCAGCGCTGCAGGCGGGACACTCAGCGTGGCCGACGGCTGGGTCTTTTACACGCCACCCGCCGGATTTACCAATGACGATTCGTTCAATTACACCGTGCGCGATGGCCGCGGCGGGATGGCAACCGGAAGTGTTGCCGTGTCAACGTTGGCGGATCGGGCGTCACCGGCGAGACTGACGATTAGGAATTTGGGCAACGGGACTTTCCGGATTGAGTCTGCCGGTACTCCTTGGGGAAACTACACGATTGAATTTGCGGAACGTCCGACAAATCAGAACTGGGTGGTTGTAGCATTGGGGACGGCTGATGTATGGGGCAATTTCGCCGTGGAGGACACGCCGCCCAAGGGGACGCATTCAAGATTCTACCGGGCCAATTACCAGGGGGACGGGCCCCTATCCTTGCCGTTCAGCCTTGCCCTTTCCTCCTCGGCCAATCCGGCCTTACCAGGTTCGACAGTAACGTTTACAGTCAACGTCACCACGGTTGCTTCCGAGAACGTCACGCCTTCGGGCACAGCCCAATTCAGAGTTGATGGAGTGGATTACGGAAGTCCCGTGACGTTGGTTGGCGGCATTGCCAGCTTCAGTACCGCGACGCTCCCCTTGGGAAAGCACAGCGTCGGCGCCGAGTATTCCGGTGATGGGAACTTCCGCAATGCCACGTGTTTTCTGAGCGTCCCTCAAGAGATCAGCAGCCCACCGGTGGCCGGCGGAGACGTCATTCAACGCGACCCGTTCTACGGGACAAAAGTGAGTGTGAGCGACTTGTTGGCCAATGATTCGGAGCCGGGTGGCGATCCGCTGGTGTTCGACAGCTTCAGCACCACGACGACCGAGGGCGGAAATCTCACCAAGAGCGAGGGTTGGATTTTTTACACACCGCCAGCCGGATTCGTGAATGCCGATTCGTTCACTTACACGGTGCGGGACAGCCATGGTGTGACAGCAACCGCCACGGTTGAAATTGTCCCCCGCGTGGGCAATGAGCCATCCGCCAATTTGATGCTCGTGGATCTGGGCAACGGGACCTACCGCATTGTCTTTTCGGGCATCCCATGGCGGAGTTACGCCATCGAATACACGGAGAGCCTGGAGCAACCCAACTGGCAGGCCATCGCGACCATCACGGCTGATTCCAACGGCCTGTTCGAATATGAAGACGCCCTGCCGCCGGGAACACCGTCGCGATTCTATCGCTCGGTTTCCCCGTTCGCGGGGGTCACCGCTTCCCCGTTTCAATTTGCGGCGTGGACGAATTTCATTGCGCACACCAACGGGCGTACGATGGACATGTGGTCCGAAAGAGTTTATCCGCCGGGGTGGCCCGCCACTCCGCCGGTGTTGGCGTGGAACACCAACTGCCTGCTCTACGGTCTCAATGGGTTTACGGCCATTTCGCAATGCAATGAGTTCGAAGGTTCGCCGGGTCAGGGTCCCGTGACGCTTCTGACTCGCCGGCACGCCTATACACGGGGGCACGGGGAGGGCGTGAATGGGTTGCGCACAAACCATCTTGCCGGAAACAAGGTGTGGTTTTGCACCGCCAGCAACACCGTTGTGCAAATGACCATCGCGGCAGACTTGATCCGGCTGGACTCTGCGGCAGGTAGCAACTATGATTACGCACTATTGGTTTTCACGGAAGATGTTCCAGAGAGCATCAGCCCGATCTCGGTCATCTCTCCGGCGGACCTCGAGATACATTACTGGAACACTCCCGATCTTCCCTACCTTTTTCTCGGCACGGAGCAGTTGGGACACTGCGCGGCTGGGGTCCCTCCATTTGTTTTTCCAATTGTGAAGGGGGGAGACAGCGGTTCTCCGAACATGATCCCCTCGCCAGACAATAAGTTGATCATGTTTTCGGGCCGGGCTACCAGTGGGTTCAGTTCTCAAATGCAAGCGGACATGGATGCCCTTTCTATCTATGAAGGACTGAACCCCGCTAACTATCAATTGCGCTGGTATGATCTGTCACCGTGGGAGCCGTGA